Proteins co-encoded in one Stenotrophomonas maltophilia genomic window:
- a CDS encoding ATP-binding protein: MPLWAALLVALAVVACALLLSSLRLRAQRHALSALQRGHDALLGERDQLRRTTERQGQLEQQLLQAKQAAEAAVLAKGEFLATMSHEIRTPLNGILPMLELIARGPLGDDQRQMLATASASSQQLLRIVDDILDYSRLEAQALELEITSFNLRDLLDGVVQLMQRAADNKGLVLALQLDPSVRLPVRGDPVRLRQVLSNLLANAIKFTARGQVQLRVLRLGEAAAQHQLRFEIIDTGIGIDAALQARLFQSFSQADASTTRIYGGTGLGLAICKRIIDLMQGRIGVQSTPGQGATFWFEIPLLKVPGDLPAMARAPAPLLLFSTDAMLQARVQRIAAHHGLQVQVLAQLDAVVERLRAAPGPGQLAPAWLLADARARRNGGATLQQVVAERGEDDTLQLLWLQDEAMPARARQHRLPTDFEDAALHALLGAPVAHARPSALLASAEALPAAAALAPLHLRVLLVEDNTVNRMVAEQLLRVFQCDVRHAAHGEQALAVLREGGTDVVLMDCQMPVLDGYAATRRWRAEEAEAGRTRLPIIAMTANAMAGDRERCLQAGMDDYLSKPIARTALHALLQRWAGGKPASLPLPAVEPSHARLTELDCDQPGDRRASSTLQTKPPSAAPQPVLDRDVLDELHAVIGEAAIRIVTVFLEDAPAMVQQLQLAAQNGDESRLQAVAHSLKSSSANVGALSLSAVAARIEHEARSGSLKRPAVAVALLVAEFARARVALTGYLAQHR; this comes from the coding sequence GTGCCGCTGTGGGCGGCGCTGCTGGTGGCTCTGGCGGTGGTGGCCTGCGCGCTGCTGCTGTCGAGCCTGCGCCTGCGTGCGCAACGGCATGCGCTGAGCGCGCTGCAGCGCGGGCATGACGCACTGCTCGGCGAGCGCGACCAGCTGCGGCGGACCACCGAGCGCCAGGGCCAGCTGGAGCAGCAGCTGCTGCAGGCCAAGCAGGCAGCCGAGGCGGCGGTGCTGGCCAAGGGCGAATTCCTGGCCACGATGAGCCACGAAATCCGCACTCCGCTCAACGGCATCCTGCCGATGCTGGAGCTGATCGCACGCGGGCCGCTGGGCGATGACCAGCGGCAGATGCTGGCCACCGCGTCGGCCAGCTCGCAACAGCTGCTGCGCATCGTCGACGACATCCTCGATTACTCACGGCTGGAAGCACAGGCACTGGAACTGGAGATCACCAGCTTCAACCTGCGCGATCTGCTCGACGGCGTGGTGCAGCTGATGCAGCGGGCCGCCGACAACAAGGGCCTGGTACTGGCGTTGCAGCTGGACCCGTCGGTACGCCTGCCGGTGCGCGGTGATCCGGTGCGTCTACGCCAGGTGCTGAGCAATCTGCTGGCCAACGCCATCAAGTTCACCGCACGCGGCCAGGTGCAGCTGCGCGTGCTGCGCCTGGGCGAAGCGGCCGCGCAGCATCAGCTGCGCTTCGAGATCATCGACACCGGCATCGGCATCGATGCGGCATTGCAGGCCCGCCTGTTCCAGTCCTTCAGCCAGGCCGACGCCTCGACCACCCGCATCTATGGCGGAACCGGCCTGGGCCTGGCCATCTGCAAGCGCATCATCGACCTGATGCAGGGCCGCATCGGCGTGCAGTCCACGCCCGGCCAGGGTGCCACGTTCTGGTTCGAGATTCCGCTGCTGAAGGTGCCCGGCGACCTGCCTGCGATGGCACGCGCCCCGGCCCCGCTGCTGCTGTTCAGTACCGATGCGATGCTGCAGGCGCGCGTGCAGCGCATCGCGGCCCATCACGGTCTGCAGGTGCAGGTGCTCGCGCAGCTGGATGCCGTGGTCGAGCGCCTGCGGGCAGCCCCCGGCCCCGGGCAGCTGGCACCGGCCTGGCTGCTGGCCGATGCACGTGCCCGTCGCAATGGCGGGGCCACGCTGCAGCAGGTCGTGGCCGAACGTGGCGAGGATGACACCCTGCAACTACTGTGGCTGCAGGACGAGGCCATGCCGGCGCGCGCGCGCCAGCACCGGCTGCCCACCGACTTCGAAGACGCCGCCCTGCATGCACTGCTGGGCGCTCCGGTAGCCCACGCACGGCCCTCGGCCCTGCTGGCCAGTGCCGAAGCCCTGCCGGCGGCGGCGGCGCTGGCGCCGCTGCATCTGCGCGTGCTGCTGGTGGAGGACAACACGGTCAACCGGATGGTCGCCGAGCAACTGCTGCGCGTGTTCCAGTGCGATGTCCGCCATGCCGCCCATGGTGAGCAGGCGCTTGCTGTGCTGCGCGAAGGCGGCACGGACGTGGTCCTGATGGATTGCCAGATGCCGGTACTTGACGGCTATGCCGCCACACGCCGCTGGCGCGCCGAGGAAGCCGAGGCCGGGCGCACGCGCCTGCCGATCATCGCGATGACCGCCAATGCCATGGCCGGCGACAGGGAGCGCTGCCTGCAGGCCGGCATGGACGACTACCTGTCCAAGCCGATCGCGCGCACCGCGTTGCATGCGCTGCTGCAGCGCTGGGCCGGGGGCAAACCTGCGTCACTGCCCCTGCCTGCTGTAGAGCCGAGCCATGCTCGGCTGACGGAGCTCGACTGCGATCAGCCTGGCGATCGTCGAGCAAGCTCGACGCTACAGACCAAGCCACCCAGCGCGGCGCCCCAACCGGTGCTCGACCGCGATGTGCTGGACGAACTGCACGCGGTGATCGGCGAGGCGGCCATCCGGATCGTTACGGTCTTTCTTGAAGATGCGCCGGCGATGGTGCAGCAGTTGCAGCTGGCCGCCCAGAACGGCGATGAATCGCGCCTGCAGGCCGTCGCGCACAGCCTGAAATCATCCAGTGCGAATGTGGGTGCGCTGTCGCTGTCGGCGGTTGCTGCACGCATCGAGCATGAAGCACGCAGTGGCAGCCTGAAGCGCCCCGCCGTGGCGGTCGCGCTGCTGGTGGCCGAATTCGCCCGTGCGCGGGTGGCGCTGACGGGCTATCTGGCGCAGCACCGGTAA
- a CDS encoding EAL domain-containing protein, whose product MAANESPAGARPGRAETPPADHWQRWAHPVTAPVMATPPPPASPAAATAPPPLAPPALPGAAVLADAGNSDPAPPPADSPYRVLIVEDDRAQALFAQSVLHGAGMQAIVHSDADGALQAIKEHHPDLILMDLHLPGLDGMRLTALIRQQPGLQLLPIVFLSGDPDPERQFEVLDSGADDYLSKPIRPRHLIAAVANRIRRARAQAATLPGVGGAPATSNPETGLPTRHHVLQQLNAALAHRDAGGVFFIEVASALGLRERYGYAAFERLMVQAGQRLAEAGEPHLLARLNDNSFLLLARNAGEDSLEGIAATLREQLSARAFVIRDDESVHLRGVVGYAPLSPGFDDASSALEAVERTTLQARLLSAGVAGHVHRQAVTEQEHLALLEGQLELAYQPIVAVAGGNTAQYQLLLRLRQADGTVLAAGQVIPAAEAAGRIADLDQQVMDHALGLLDLYRHATQPLNLFVSQSLRTLQRDAFGDWLLESLQQRDLPGSALVIDVRLPDALIHTVPLQQFCQRMASAGVRFCLSQFEPGADADALLTQLPLSFVRMAARFSSSHSNPATREELRRAIEQAHAAGLQIIGQQIEDPQAAAAMWVGGVDYIQGNMVQSAGSDLNFDFHNAVL is encoded by the coding sequence ATGGCCGCAAACGAATCCCCCGCGGGCGCCCGCCCGGGACGCGCTGAAACCCCGCCGGCCGACCACTGGCAGCGCTGGGCACACCCGGTGACAGCTCCGGTGATGGCAACACCGCCGCCTCCGGCCAGCCCGGCGGCGGCAACAGCACCGCCCCCGCTCGCGCCCCCGGCGCTGCCTGGCGCGGCGGTGCTGGCCGACGCCGGCAACTCGGACCCGGCTCCGCCACCTGCGGACTCGCCCTATCGCGTGCTGATCGTCGAGGACGACCGTGCCCAGGCCCTGTTCGCGCAGAGCGTGCTGCACGGCGCCGGCATGCAGGCGATCGTGCACAGCGATGCCGACGGCGCGCTGCAGGCCATCAAGGAACACCATCCCGACCTGATCCTGATGGACCTGCACCTGCCGGGGCTGGATGGCATGCGGCTGACCGCCCTGATCCGCCAGCAACCTGGCCTGCAACTGCTGCCGATCGTGTTCCTCAGCGGCGACCCGGATCCGGAGCGCCAGTTCGAAGTGCTCGACAGCGGCGCCGATGATTACCTGAGCAAGCCGATCCGGCCCCGTCACCTGATCGCGGCCGTGGCCAACCGCATCCGCCGTGCGCGTGCGCAGGCCGCGACGCTGCCGGGGGTGGGCGGTGCGCCGGCCACCAGCAATCCGGAAACCGGCCTGCCGACGCGCCACCATGTGCTGCAGCAGCTCAATGCCGCGCTCGCCCACCGCGACGCGGGCGGTGTGTTCTTCATCGAGGTGGCCAGCGCCCTCGGGCTGCGCGAGCGCTACGGCTACGCCGCCTTCGAGCGGCTGATGGTGCAGGCCGGGCAACGTCTGGCCGAGGCCGGCGAACCGCATCTGCTGGCCCGCCTGAACGACAACAGCTTCCTGCTGCTGGCCCGCAATGCCGGCGAAGACTCGCTGGAAGGCATCGCCGCGACCCTTCGCGAACAGCTCTCGGCGCGCGCCTTCGTGATCCGCGATGACGAGTCGGTGCACCTGCGTGGCGTGGTCGGATATGCGCCGTTGTCGCCGGGCTTCGACGACGCCAGCAGCGCGCTGGAAGCGGTGGAAAGAACCACCCTGCAGGCGCGCCTGCTCAGCGCAGGCGTGGCCGGCCACGTGCATCGCCAGGCCGTGACCGAGCAGGAGCACCTGGCCCTGCTGGAAGGCCAGCTGGAACTGGCCTACCAGCCGATCGTCGCCGTGGCCGGTGGCAATACCGCGCAGTACCAGCTGCTGCTGCGCCTGCGCCAGGCCGATGGCACGGTGCTGGCCGCCGGCCAGGTGATTCCGGCGGCCGAAGCGGCCGGCCGCATCGCCGACCTCGACCAGCAGGTGATGGACCATGCGCTGGGCCTGCTGGACCTGTACCGGCATGCCACCCAGCCGCTGAACCTGTTCGTTTCGCAGTCGCTGCGCACCCTGCAGCGCGATGCCTTCGGCGACTGGCTGCTGGAATCGCTGCAGCAGCGCGATCTGCCCGGCAGCGCGCTGGTGATCGACGTGCGCCTGCCCGACGCGCTGATCCACACCGTGCCGTTGCAGCAGTTCTGCCAGCGCATGGCCAGTGCCGGCGTACGTTTCTGCCTGAGCCAGTTCGAGCCCGGCGCCGACGCCGACGCGCTGCTGACCCAGCTGCCGCTGTCGTTCGTGCGCATGGCCGCGCGCTTTTCCAGCAGCCATTCCAACCCGGCCACGCGCGAGGAACTGCGCCGGGCGATCGAACAGGCGCACGCTGCCGGGTTGCAGATCATCGGCCAGCAGATCGAAGACCCGCAGGCCGCCGCGGCGATGTGGGTCGGCGGTGTCGACTACATCCAGGGCAACATGGTGCAGTCGGCCGGCAGCGATCTGAACTTCGACTTCCACAACGCGGTGCTCTGA
- a CDS encoding DUF4126 domain-containing protein, translated as MTEAHLFVIGILLAWLAGIRVYLTVFGVGLAGLLGWVDLPPALQATESWWVLGTSAALAITEFFADKIPGVDSAWDLVQTLARVPAGAFLAAATLSPDGQLGTGALAAGAGVALASHGLKAGTRALLNTSPEPASNWVASAAEDTVVIGGLALALAHPWIALVVVLACSLAGALAVWLVWRALWKGVRWLARGGSASVTRPSGSG; from the coding sequence ATGACCGAAGCCCACCTGTTCGTGATCGGCATCCTGCTGGCCTGGCTGGCCGGCATCCGCGTCTACCTCACCGTGTTCGGCGTCGGCCTGGCCGGCCTGCTCGGCTGGGTCGACCTGCCGCCCGCCCTGCAGGCGACCGAATCGTGGTGGGTGCTGGGCACGTCCGCGGCACTGGCGATCACCGAATTCTTTGCCGACAAGATCCCTGGCGTGGACTCGGCCTGGGACCTGGTACAGACCCTGGCGCGCGTGCCCGCCGGAGCCTTCCTCGCCGCCGCCACGCTGTCGCCGGACGGCCAGCTGGGAACCGGCGCACTCGCCGCTGGCGCCGGTGTCGCCCTGGCCAGCCACGGCCTGAAGGCCGGCACCCGCGCCCTGCTCAACACCTCGCCGGAGCCGGCCAGCAACTGGGTCGCCTCGGCCGCCGAGGACACCGTGGTGATCGGCGGCCTGGCGCTGGCACTGGCGCACCCGTGGATCGCGCTGGTGGTGGTGCTGGCCTGCAGCCTGGCCGGTGCACTGGCGGTGTGGCTGGTCTGGCGCGCCCTGTGGAAAGGCGTGCGCTGGCTGGCACGTGGCGGCTCGGCGTCGGTCACAAGGCCATCCGGCAGCGGTTGA
- a CDS encoding DUF6776 family protein gives MNNRPPMRVQVRLPGASQPPTDRRRLLVIGGIWLLSLVLAVLGGCWLATPRDAQGQRLQAAEKRAETLQGQLTELRQKQATLEASDRISRAANTEVQSSLAERDEEIAGLRADVAFYERLVGSTSQRKGLNTHSIEFSPETAGTWQYTAVLTQNLNRGAISQGQMRFTVEGVKNGKLATISWDDLHQRSKVPGQDYSFRYFQQITGSVMLPADFTPQRVRVTLGSGTGGTTQVFDWKQAGAPASKGE, from the coding sequence ATGAACAACCGCCCACCCATGCGCGTGCAGGTGCGCCTGCCGGGTGCCTCGCAGCCCCCCACCGACCGTCGCCGGCTGCTGGTGATCGGCGGCATCTGGCTGCTCAGCCTGGTGCTGGCGGTCCTCGGTGGCTGCTGGCTGGCCACCCCGCGCGATGCCCAGGGCCAGCGCCTGCAGGCTGCCGAGAAGCGCGCCGAGACGCTGCAAGGGCAACTGACCGAGCTGCGCCAGAAGCAGGCCACGCTGGAAGCCTCCGACCGCATCAGCCGCGCCGCCAATACCGAGGTGCAGTCCTCGCTGGCCGAGCGTGATGAGGAAATCGCCGGCCTGCGTGCCGACGTCGCCTTCTACGAGCGCCTGGTCGGCTCGACCAGCCAGCGCAAGGGGTTGAATACCCATTCCATCGAGTTCAGCCCGGAGACCGCCGGCACCTGGCAGTACACCGCTGTGCTGACCCAGAACCTCAACCGCGGTGCCATCAGCCAGGGGCAGATGCGCTTCACCGTGGAAGGCGTGAAGAACGGCAAGCTGGCCACGATCAGCTGGGATGATCTGCACCAGCGCAGCAAGGTACCGGGGCAGGATTACTCGTTCCGGTACTTCCAGCAGATCACCGGCAGCGTCATGCTGCCGGCTGACTTCACCCCGCAACGCGTGCGGGTGACATTGGGGAGTGGTACGGGGGGTACCACCCAGGTATTCGACTGGAAACAGGCCGGTGCGCCGGCCAGCAAAGGGGAGTAG
- a CDS encoding bactofilin family protein produces the protein MFGNSKSNRDGQLVVDALIGNQVVIRGDVEFSGGLYVEGRIHGKVIAAEGASGATLTVAEHGVIEGEIRAQVVVISGRLDGDVHATEKVELTPSARVNGNVHYQVVEMNAGAQLNGRLIHASAPMAALPAPDGDEANAGKGDTAARRKLAEAMA, from the coding sequence ATGTTCGGGAACAGCAAATCCAACCGTGATGGCCAGCTGGTGGTCGACGCCCTGATCGGCAACCAGGTGGTGATCCGCGGCGATGTGGAATTCAGTGGTGGCCTGTACGTGGAAGGCCGCATCCACGGCAAGGTGATCGCCGCCGAGGGCGCCAGTGGCGCGACCCTGACGGTGGCCGAGCACGGCGTGATCGAAGGCGAGATCCGTGCCCAGGTGGTGGTCATCAGTGGCCGCCTGGACGGCGATGTGCACGCCACCGAGAAGGTTGAACTGACGCCGAGCGCGCGGGTCAACGGCAACGTCCATTACCAGGTGGTGGAAATGAATGCGGGCGCCCAGCTGAACGGCCGCCTGATCCATGCCAGCGCCCCGATGGCGGCGCTGCCGGCCCCGGACGGCGATGAGGCCAATGCGGGCAAGGGCGACACCGCCGCGCGCCGCAAGCTGGCCGAGGCGATGGCTTGA
- the erpA gene encoding iron-sulfur cluster insertion protein ErpA encodes MSTLVSLPGATPAAAPDYQSLERPLNFTESAAAKVRSLIQEEGNPDLALRVYIEGGGCSGFQYGFEFDENRADDDLAVQTSGVTLLVDPLSLQYLMGAEVDYTESLTGAQFVIRNPNAKTTCGCGSSFSM; translated from the coding sequence ATGAGCACGCTAGTCTCCCTGCCCGGCGCCACCCCGGCCGCCGCGCCCGATTACCAGTCGCTGGAGCGCCCGCTGAACTTCACCGAGTCGGCGGCCGCCAAGGTCAGATCCCTGATCCAGGAAGAGGGCAACCCCGACCTGGCCCTGCGCGTGTACATCGAAGGGGGCGGCTGTTCGGGCTTCCAGTACGGGTTCGAGTTCGACGAGAACCGGGCCGACGATGATCTGGCGGTGCAGACCAGCGGGGTGACCCTGCTGGTGGACCCGCTGAGCCTGCAGTACCTGATGGGCGCCGAGGTGGACTACACCGAGAGCCTGACCGGTGCCCAGTTCGTGATCCGCAACCCGAATGCCAAGACCACCTGCGGCTGCGGCAGCAGCTTCAGCATGTAG